From Anopheles funestus chromosome 3RL, idAnoFuneDA-416_04, whole genome shotgun sequence, a single genomic window includes:
- the LOC125767114 gene encoding cytochrome c oxidase assembly factor 4 homolog, mitochondrial encodes MSDEVDPVEQMLKRTGCLNLHHKVQECIAETGDWRLCQDVVKDFKLCMQDYTEKQRVKYSEK; translated from the exons ATGTCCGATGAAGTGGATCCTGTGGAGCAAATGCTGAAGCGTACCGGTTGTCTGAATCTTCACCACAAAGTGCAG GAGTGCATTGCCGAAACTGGCGACTGGCGGCTCTGTCAGGACGTAGTTAAAGATTTCAAACTGTGCATGCAAGATTACACAGAAAAGCAGCGGGTTAAGTATAGCGAGAAATGA
- the LOC125767105 gene encoding uncharacterized protein LOC125767105, which yields MNTLRTLFAPINGGSSAMKMVLVVRSDLGLKKGKIASQCSHAAVLCCMRASAGATGKIKLDTWLMQGQPKIVLRVESLQEMHLLTERAEAIGVIAEIVRDAGRTQVASGTETVLGLGPDHREAIDSLVGSLKLL from the coding sequence ATGAACACCCTCCGCACACTGTTTGCCCCGATTAACGGTGGTAGTTCCGCCATGAAAATGGTGCTGGTGGTACGGTCGGATTTGGGTTTGAAGAAGGGCAAAATTGCGTCCCAGTGTTCCCATGCGGCTGTTCTTTGCTGCATGCGGGCATCAGCCGGAGCGACCGGTAAGATCAAACTAGACACGTGGTTAATGCAGGGCCAACCGAAGATTGTGCTTAGGGTAGAAAGTTTGCAGGAGATGCATTTATTGACGGAACGGGCCGAAGCTATCGGTGTGATTGCCGAGATAGTACGAGATGCCGGCAGAACACAGGTCGCAAGCGGAACGGAAACTGTGCTAGGACTGGGCCCAGATCATAGGGAAGCGATAGATTCATTAGTGGGCAGTTTGAAATTGCTGTAG